From one Brachypodium distachyon strain Bd21 chromosome 4, Brachypodium_distachyon_v3.0, whole genome shotgun sequence genomic stretch:
- the LOC100827422 gene encoding cleavage and polyadenylation specificity factor subunit 3-II isoform X1, with protein sequence MAIECLVLGAGQEVGKSCVVVTIGGKRIMFDCGMHMGYHDCNRYPDFARILAAAPETTDFTSAISCVIITHFHLDHIGALPYFTEVCGYHGPIYMTYPTKALAPLMLEDYRKVMVDQRGEEEQYSYEDILRCMKKVIPVDLKQTIQVNRDLVIRAYYAGHVLGAAMVYAKVGDAAMVYTGDYNMTPDRHLGAAQIERLKLDLLITESTYAKTIRDSKHAREREFLKAVHKCVSEGGKVLIPTFALGRAQELCILLDDYWERMNLKIPIYFSAGLTIQANMYYKMLIGWTSQKIKDSYTVQNPFDFKHVCHFERSFINDPGPCVLFATPGMISGGFSLEVFKRWATSDKNLVTLPGPGKPVQRARLQRASKSAGFPLYCVAGTIGHKLMSGKPTRIDIDKDTHVDVRCQIHQLSFSPHTDSKGIMDLTEFLSPNHVILVHGEKPQMAFLKDRIESELGMSCYYPANNETVSIPTTQNMKISATEKFITNCAALQARDSLQKSDLISSIHLSGVNEDERLAEGILLMEKSKAPKILCEDEFLKLLGTDRHSVQFEPLLPSRIEEAEAAIVDDLTSE encoded by the exons ATGGCCATCGAGTGCCTTGTGCTAG GGGCGGGGCAGGAGGTGGGGAAGAGCTGCGTGGTGGTGACCATCGGCGGGAAGCGTATCATGTTCGACTGCGGCATGCACATGGGCTACCATGATTGTAACCGCTACCCTGACTTCGCACGCATTCTTGCTGCTGCCCCCGAAACCACCGATTTCACCTCTGCCATCTCTTGTGTCATCATCACACACTT CCATCTGGATCATATTGGGGCGCTGCCGTATTTCACTGAGGTCTGCGGGTACCATGGTCCAATTTACATGACA TACCCAACAAAGGCTTTAGCTCCATTGATGCTGGAAGATTATAGGAAAGTAATGGTAGATcagagaggagaggaagaacaaTATAGCTACGAAGACATTCTGCGCTGTATGAAGAAAG TCATACCTGTGGACTTGAAGCAAACCATTCAAGTAAATAGAGACCTTGTGATCCGTGCCTATTATGCTGGACAT GTTTTGGGGGCTGCAATGGTTTATGCAAAAGTTGGAGATGCTGCTATGGTCTACACTGGGGATTACAATATGACACCAGATAGACATCTTGGAGCAGCTCAAATTGAACGTCTGAAGTTGGATCTTTTGATAACAGA GTCTACATATGCTAAAACTATACGTGACTCAAAGCATGCCCGAGAGAGGGAGTTTCTAAAAGCG GTCCACAAATGTGTTTCTGAAGGTGGTAAAGTTCTAATTCCGACATTTGCTTTGGGAAGAGCTCAG GAGCTATGCATATTACTCGATGACTATTGGGAAAGGATGAACTTGAAGAttcctatttatttttcagctg GTTTAACCATTCAAGCTAACATGTACTACAAGATGCTTATTGGATGGACTAGCCAAAAGATCAAGGACAGCTACACAGTTCAAAACCCATTTGACTTCAAGCATG TTTGCCATTTTGAGCGTTCATTCATTAACGATCCTGGACCATGTGTACTTTTTGCAACACCTGGTATGATCAGTGGTGGATTTTCTCTTGAGGTGTTTAAGAGGTGGGCTACATCAGACAAAAATTTGGTGACACTACCAGG GCCTGGGAAACCTGTGCAGCGTGCGCGTCTGCAAAGGGCCTCCAAATCAGCAGGATTCCCATT ATATTGTGTTGCTGGAACCATTGGACATAAGTTGATGTCTGGAAAACCTACTAGGATTGATATTGACAAGGATACCCATGTTGATGTCAGATGTCAG ATCCATCAGCTGTCATTCAGTCCTCACACAGACTCCAAGGGGATCATGGATCTTACAGAATTTCTTTCACCCAACCATGTGATTCTTGTTCATGGAGAAAAGCCTCAGATGGCCTTTTTGAAGGACAGGATTGAATCTGAATTGGGGATGTCATGCTATTACCCAGCTAACAACGAAACCGTGTCCATTCCGACGACTCAGAATATGAAGATAAGCGCCACAGAGAAGTTCATCACAAACTGTGCTGCTCTGCAAGCTAGAGATAGTCTGCAAAAGTCAGACCTGATTTCTAGCATCCATCTGTCAGGAGTCAACGAGGACGAAAGGCTAGCAGAGGGCATTCTTCTTATGGAGAAGTCCAAAGCACCGAAAATATTGTGTGAGGATGAGTTTCTTAAGTTGCTGGGCACGGATCGACATTCTGTCCAATTTGAACCACTGCTTCCCTCCAGGATTGAAGAGGCTGAAGCTGCCATTGTAGATGATTTGACCAGCGAGTGA
- the LOC100827422 gene encoding cleavage and polyadenylation specificity factor subunit 3-II isoform X2, which translates to MAIECLVLGAGQEVGKSCVVVTIGGKRIMFDCGMHMGYHDCNRYPDFARILAAAPETTDFTSAISCVIITHFHLDHIGALPYFTEVCGYHGPIYMTYPTKALAPLMLEDYRKVMVDQRGEEEQYSYEDILRCMKKVIPVDLKQTIQVNRDLVIRAYYAGHVLGAAMVYAKVGDAAMVYTGDYNMTPDRHLGAAQIERLKLDLLITESTYAKTIRDSKHAREREFLKAVHKCVSEGGKVLIPTFALGRAQELCILLDDYWERMNLKIPIYFSAGLTIQANMYYKMLIGWTSQKIKDSYTVQNPFDFKHVCHFERSFINDPGPCVLFATPGMISGGFSLEVFKRWATSDKNLVTLPGYCVAGTIGHKLMSGKPTRIDIDKDTHVDVRCQIHQLSFSPHTDSKGIMDLTEFLSPNHVILVHGEKPQMAFLKDRIESELGMSCYYPANNETVSIPTTQNMKISATEKFITNCAALQARDSLQKSDLISSIHLSGVNEDERLAEGILLMEKSKAPKILCEDEFLKLLGTDRHSVQFEPLLPSRIEEAEAAIVDDLTSE; encoded by the exons ATGGCCATCGAGTGCCTTGTGCTAG GGGCGGGGCAGGAGGTGGGGAAGAGCTGCGTGGTGGTGACCATCGGCGGGAAGCGTATCATGTTCGACTGCGGCATGCACATGGGCTACCATGATTGTAACCGCTACCCTGACTTCGCACGCATTCTTGCTGCTGCCCCCGAAACCACCGATTTCACCTCTGCCATCTCTTGTGTCATCATCACACACTT CCATCTGGATCATATTGGGGCGCTGCCGTATTTCACTGAGGTCTGCGGGTACCATGGTCCAATTTACATGACA TACCCAACAAAGGCTTTAGCTCCATTGATGCTGGAAGATTATAGGAAAGTAATGGTAGATcagagaggagaggaagaacaaTATAGCTACGAAGACATTCTGCGCTGTATGAAGAAAG TCATACCTGTGGACTTGAAGCAAACCATTCAAGTAAATAGAGACCTTGTGATCCGTGCCTATTATGCTGGACAT GTTTTGGGGGCTGCAATGGTTTATGCAAAAGTTGGAGATGCTGCTATGGTCTACACTGGGGATTACAATATGACACCAGATAGACATCTTGGAGCAGCTCAAATTGAACGTCTGAAGTTGGATCTTTTGATAACAGA GTCTACATATGCTAAAACTATACGTGACTCAAAGCATGCCCGAGAGAGGGAGTTTCTAAAAGCG GTCCACAAATGTGTTTCTGAAGGTGGTAAAGTTCTAATTCCGACATTTGCTTTGGGAAGAGCTCAG GAGCTATGCATATTACTCGATGACTATTGGGAAAGGATGAACTTGAAGAttcctatttatttttcagctg GTTTAACCATTCAAGCTAACATGTACTACAAGATGCTTATTGGATGGACTAGCCAAAAGATCAAGGACAGCTACACAGTTCAAAACCCATTTGACTTCAAGCATG TTTGCCATTTTGAGCGTTCATTCATTAACGATCCTGGACCATGTGTACTTTTTGCAACACCTGGTATGATCAGTGGTGGATTTTCTCTTGAGGTGTTTAAGAGGTGGGCTACATCAGACAAAAATTTGGTGACACTACCAGG ATATTGTGTTGCTGGAACCATTGGACATAAGTTGATGTCTGGAAAACCTACTAGGATTGATATTGACAAGGATACCCATGTTGATGTCAGATGTCAG ATCCATCAGCTGTCATTCAGTCCTCACACAGACTCCAAGGGGATCATGGATCTTACAGAATTTCTTTCACCCAACCATGTGATTCTTGTTCATGGAGAAAAGCCTCAGATGGCCTTTTTGAAGGACAGGATTGAATCTGAATTGGGGATGTCATGCTATTACCCAGCTAACAACGAAACCGTGTCCATTCCGACGACTCAGAATATGAAGATAAGCGCCACAGAGAAGTTCATCACAAACTGTGCTGCTCTGCAAGCTAGAGATAGTCTGCAAAAGTCAGACCTGATTTCTAGCATCCATCTGTCAGGAGTCAACGAGGACGAAAGGCTAGCAGAGGGCATTCTTCTTATGGAGAAGTCCAAAGCACCGAAAATATTGTGTGAGGATGAGTTTCTTAAGTTGCTGGGCACGGATCGACATTCTGTCCAATTTGAACCACTGCTTCCCTCCAGGATTGAAGAGGCTGAAGCTGCCATTGTAGATGATTTGACCAGCGAGTGA